The following proteins are co-located in the Paenibacillus sp. FSL H8-0079 genome:
- a CDS encoding NUDIX domain-containing protein, whose amino-acid sequence MIAGAIELGETPAQAMVREALEETGLVVEPEKIIGVYGGEARRFTYSNGHQVEYLTIVFECRIKSGQLTPDNEEMKDLQFFPEDQRPPVANQYSDYIFSSKQEERAHFDR is encoded by the coding sequence CTGATTGCCGGAGCAATCGAGCTTGGTGAGACACCGGCGCAAGCGATGGTAAGAGAGGCACTGGAAGAGACAGGTCTAGTTGTTGAACCCGAGAAGATTATCGGAGTATACGGGGGTGAAGCAAGACGGTTTACATACAGTAATGGTCATCAGGTTGAATATTTGACTATCGTATTTGAATGCAGGATCAAATCGGGTCAACTCACGCCGGATAATGAAGAGATGAAGGATTTGCAGTTTTTCCCCGAGGATCAGCGCCCACCCGTGGCAAACCAGTATTCAGATTACATTTTTAGTTCCAAGCAAGAAGAACGAGCTCATTTTGATAGATAA